The Zobellia alginiliquefaciens genome contains a region encoding:
- a CDS encoding nuclear transport factor 2 family protein, protein MRTIKMTMLFMFAVFLTPLINTAQEVSATMDFENAEANIAVVSNYVNAVQNGDADTMVAQLSDDAKIYGLSGGPTNVMNPSQLSEYYKESFATTKHSIDPNTSYAPIKVTGGINEGEWVMVWTTDTISNKKTGQEIAIPAQVTCLVQNGKITMMAHYYDQLNVMTSLGYTLQPPTE, encoded by the coding sequence ATGAGAACTATTAAGATGACTATGCTTTTTATGTTTGCTGTGTTTTTAACACCTCTTATCAATACCGCACAAGAAGTTTCGGCTACCATGGATTTTGAGAATGCAGAAGCCAATATAGCTGTTGTATCGAATTACGTAAATGCGGTGCAAAACGGAGATGCGGATACTATGGTAGCGCAATTATCAGATGACGCCAAAATTTATGGTCTCAGCGGAGGTCCTACCAACGTAATGAACCCTTCCCAATTGTCCGAATATTATAAAGAAAGTTTTGCAACTACCAAACATTCCATTGACCCAAACACGTCATATGCGCCCATAAAGGTAACAGGTGGCATAAACGAGGGCGAATGGGTTATGGTTTGGACTACAGACACTATTTCAAATAAGAAAACCGGTCAAGAAATCGCGATTCCTGCACAAGTAACGTGTCTTGTTCAAAACGGTAAAATTACAATGATGGCGCATTATTACGATCAATTAAACGTAATGACGTCTCTGGGATACACGCTACAACCACCTACGGAATAA
- a CDS encoding DUF262 domain-containing protein — MNNIGTADNEKLLDLYNHLKNGTLVLRPTFQRNLVWNNSHKEKFIDTILRGYPFPEIYLADGDIDLETQTSTRLVVDGQQRLDTIFSYVNGEIPTRGIPLFKDLSPKQQTDFYDYKIVVRDLGRLDENQIIEIFQRINSVSYALNAMEINNALYEGVFISTAQAIQESKEFEALDIFSQNQYARMKDTEYILLIMATIEEGGYFTGNSEIERYIKLYNDEYNDSEKIEKDITETCKMITDLQLELDSLWFRKTSLFTLLVELVKLKRTGTDFNKINLNTVLTDLENQILANKSTDPETNGYAKFYKYVFQGTSGRTGRIARGTLVENEIKKAIANNA, encoded by the coding sequence ATGAATAATATAGGGACAGCAGACAACGAGAAATTACTCGACTTATACAATCATTTAAAAAATGGGACTCTCGTTTTACGTCCTACCTTTCAGAGAAATTTGGTTTGGAACAATTCGCACAAAGAAAAATTTATTGACACTATCCTTAGAGGGTATCCTTTTCCGGAGATTTATCTCGCAGATGGAGATATAGACTTGGAAACTCAAACGTCTACTAGACTTGTAGTTGACGGACAACAGCGTTTGGATACAATTTTTTCATATGTCAATGGAGAAATACCTACTCGTGGTATACCATTGTTTAAAGATTTATCGCCTAAGCAACAAACTGATTTCTATGACTATAAGATAGTAGTTCGTGACCTGGGAAGATTAGACGAAAATCAAATTATTGAAATATTTCAAAGAATTAATTCTGTTAGCTATGCTTTGAACGCAATGGAAATCAATAATGCATTATATGAAGGAGTGTTTATTTCTACTGCACAGGCTATTCAAGAATCAAAGGAATTTGAGGCATTAGATATTTTCAGCCAAAATCAATATGCTAGGATGAAAGACACTGAGTATATCCTATTAATTATGGCGACTATAGAAGAAGGCGGATATTTTACAGGTAATTCAGAAATTGAAAGATATATTAAACTGTATAATGATGAGTACAATGACTCAGAAAAAATTGAAAAAGATATTACAGAAACTTGCAAAATGATTACTGATTTGCAGTTAGAACTAGACTCACTTTGGTTTAGAAAAACAAGTTTGTTTACTCTGCTTGTTGAATTAGTGAAACTAAAACGAACTGGAACTGACTTTAATAAGATTAATTTAAACACAGTATTGACAGATTTAGAAAATCAAATTTTAGCAAACAAGTCCACCGACCCCGAAACTAATGGATATGCGAAATTCTATAAATATGTATTCCAAGGTACTAGTGGTCGTACAGGGCGAATTGCTAGAGGAACATTAGTCGAAAATGAAATAAAAAAGGCAATTGCTAACAATGCCTAA
- a CDS encoding SDR family oxidoreductase — protein MSTTQFGKQGWTPNRIHSLTGKTYVITGTTSGTGFEAAKRLLSKGAKVVMLNRNPKKSEDTLATLKQELGNTIDVTNIQMDLASLDSVSRAAEKVLETVPQIDALICNAAIAQVPKQTFTEDGFECQLGVNHYGNFLLQALLFPRIEESKGRIVVVGSMGYNLGIKTIQFDDMNWDKNYSPNGVYSQSKLAQIMSVFELQDRLKAAGKSGVKAYACHPGASSTSLIKTSGSLLTRFIWQIMKLTPMVQSAEKGAYPELMCATEPDLDQEAFYGPTGKNYWTGPVGECKLEPHAKDKPVMEKLWEVSEDAVGVKWNV, from the coding sequence ATGAGTACAACACAATTTGGTAAGCAAGGGTGGACACCCAATAGAATACATAGTCTTACCGGCAAAACATACGTCATAACAGGTACTACCAGCGGCACAGGGTTTGAGGCTGCCAAAAGACTCTTGTCCAAAGGGGCAAAAGTGGTGATGTTGAACCGTAACCCAAAAAAATCCGAGGATACCCTAGCTACATTAAAGCAGGAACTTGGCAATACAATAGACGTAACCAATATTCAAATGGACTTGGCGTCTCTGGATTCCGTAAGTAGAGCCGCAGAAAAAGTGCTTGAAACGGTTCCTCAAATAGATGCCTTAATCTGTAACGCCGCCATTGCACAAGTACCCAAACAAACCTTTACCGAAGATGGTTTTGAATGTCAGCTGGGCGTAAACCATTACGGTAATTTTTTACTTCAAGCATTGTTGTTCCCAAGAATAGAGGAATCCAAAGGCCGCATTGTAGTGGTAGGTAGTATGGGCTATAATCTGGGAATTAAGACCATACAGTTTGATGATATGAACTGGGATAAAAATTACAGTCCCAATGGCGTATACAGCCAAAGTAAATTGGCGCAGATTATGTCCGTCTTTGAATTACAAGACCGACTTAAAGCAGCAGGCAAGTCCGGTGTAAAGGCATATGCCTGCCATCCGGGCGCATCTTCAACATCGCTCATTAAAACCAGCGGCAGCCTGTTAACGCGTTTTATTTGGCAAATAATGAAGTTGACACCCATGGTACAATCCGCAGAAAAGGGGGCATATCCAGAATTAATGTGTGCTACAGAACCAGATTTGGATCAAGAGGCTTTTTACGGTCCAACTGGCAAAAATTATTGGACAGGTCCGGTTGGCGAATGTAAACTAGAGCCACATGCCAAAGACAAACCGGTAATGGAAAAGCTTTGGGAAGTTTCTGAAGATGCCGTAGGTGTAAAATGGAATGTATAG
- a CDS encoding helix-turn-helix domain-containing protein, with protein MQHFKTLSAYIDYLELPGPEHPMLSVFSATGDGFLPCPKESSPPITNDCYTISFKKIVDGDLNYGRTKYDFNNGALFFLAPRQVLQWNKAVVFEQKGFSINFHEDFLKGTELAHQIKKYGFFSYSVNEALHLSPKEEKQMESIVENIQIEYQNNQDEFSKDIIISQLSTLLKYANRFYERQFLNRKELSTTLLEQFNHQVSEYFESGQLQEKGIPSIEQIANKMSVSQRYLSDTLKKETGKTTTEHLQLLLIDEAKNMLLQPSKSIAEVAYELGFEYPPYFSRLFKKKEGISPTAYREKYSMN; from the coding sequence ATGCAGCATTTTAAAACCTTATCGGCGTACATAGATTATTTAGAACTACCAGGTCCGGAGCACCCTATGCTGAGTGTGTTTTCCGCTACGGGCGATGGTTTTTTGCCGTGCCCAAAAGAAAGCTCCCCGCCCATTACCAATGATTGCTATACCATTAGTTTTAAAAAGATTGTAGATGGCGATCTTAACTATGGCCGTACCAAATACGATTTTAATAACGGAGCCTTATTTTTTCTAGCGCCCAGACAGGTACTGCAATGGAACAAAGCCGTGGTTTTTGAGCAAAAGGGCTTTTCAATCAACTTTCACGAAGACTTTTTAAAAGGAACGGAACTGGCACACCAGATCAAGAAATATGGTTTCTTTTCGTATTCGGTGAACGAAGCGTTGCACCTTTCGCCAAAAGAGGAAAAGCAGATGGAATCCATTGTGGAGAATATTCAAATAGAATATCAAAACAATCAGGATGAGTTTAGCAAGGACATTATCATTTCACAACTGAGCACTCTTTTAAAATATGCCAACCGTTTTTATGAACGGCAGTTTTTGAACAGAAAAGAGCTTTCCACCACCTTATTGGAGCAATTTAACCACCAAGTATCGGAATATTTTGAATCGGGTCAACTTCAAGAAAAAGGCATTCCCAGCATAGAACAGATAGCCAATAAAATGTCCGTTTCGCAACGCTACCTTAGTGACACCCTCAAAAAAGAAACCGGTAAGACCACTACCGAACATTTGCAATTGCTGTTAATTGACGAGGCCAAGAATATGTTGTTACAACCCAGTAAAAGTATTGCGGAAGTGGCTTATGAGCTAGGTTTTGAATATCCTCCTTATTTTTCACGATTGTTCAAAAAGAAAGAAGGCATTAGCCCAACTGCCTATAGAGAAAAGTATAGCATGAATTAA
- a CDS encoding TetR/AcrR family transcriptional regulator, translating to MRPQKVLDIEILTGLAKVFRSKGYEGASLADLSEATGLKKASLYHRFPNGKQEMADAVFNHIGNWVEENVFQKLLNEDIAPEQRIITALQEIRILYDGGNKVCIFRALSMQAGLELFEEQVKNGMQKWIAAFKNVGIALQLSPTEAEQRALQVLIAIQGSLIVTKGLGDISVFENTLVRIENQYINP from the coding sequence ATGAGACCACAAAAGGTATTGGACATAGAGATATTGACCGGTTTGGCAAAGGTGTTTCGCTCCAAAGGATACGAAGGAGCCTCCTTAGCGGATTTATCCGAAGCTACGGGCTTAAAAAAAGCAAGTCTATACCACAGGTTTCCCAACGGAAAACAAGAAATGGCCGATGCCGTTTTCAATCATATAGGAAACTGGGTCGAAGAGAATGTCTTTCAGAAACTGTTAAATGAAGATATTGCTCCTGAACAACGCATCATAACCGCTCTACAAGAAATTAGAATCTTGTACGACGGAGGTAATAAAGTTTGCATTTTTAGAGCTTTATCTATGCAAGCCGGTTTGGAACTATTTGAAGAACAAGTAAAAAACGGAATGCAGAAATGGATAGCTGCTTTTAAGAATGTTGGCATTGCCCTACAGTTATCCCCTACCGAAGCAGAGCAAAGGGCGCTGCAGGTATTGATTGCTATTCAGGGAAGTCTGATTGTTACCAAAGGTTTAGGCGATATTTCCGTTTTTGAAAACACCCTGGTACGTATAGAAAATCAATATATAAACCCTTAA
- a CDS encoding nuclear transport factor 2 family protein encodes MKKHPLPPFNEETAQQKVQMAEDAWNSKDPLTVSMAYTEDTEWRNRTSFINGRTEVQEFLKDKWTHELNYKLKKELWGFRNNRIAVRFEYEYQNKKGQWFRAYGNENWQFDENGLMQKRYASINDLEIKKSDRKL; translated from the coding sequence ATGAAAAAACATCCGCTACCGCCTTTCAATGAAGAAACGGCACAACAGAAAGTACAAATGGCCGAAGATGCCTGGAACAGTAAAGACCCCCTAACCGTATCTATGGCATATACGGAGGATACCGAATGGAGAAACAGGACCAGCTTTATTAACGGGCGTACAGAAGTACAAGAATTTTTGAAAGATAAATGGACCCATGAACTCAACTACAAGCTAAAAAAAGAGCTCTGGGGATTTAGAAACAATAGAATTGCCGTACGGTTTGAATATGAATACCAGAATAAAAAGGGGCAATGGTTCAGGGCCTACGGTAATGAAAATTGGCAGTTTGACGAAAACGGACTTATGCAAAAACGGTACGCCAGCATCAACGATTTAGAAATTAAGAAATCCGATAGAAAGCTTTGA